Proteins encoded within one genomic window of Lysinibacillus sphaericus:
- the fur gene encoding ferric iron uptake transcriptional regulator produces the protein MESRIDRIKKQLHSASYKLTPQREATVAVLLEHEEDHLSAEDVYLLVKDKAPEIGLATVYRTLELLTELKIVDKINFGDGVSRYDLRQEGAAHFHHHLVCIECGAVDEIQEDLLEDVEAVVEKRWNFIIKDHRLTFHGICWRCHDKNDDTNEEQ, from the coding sequence ATGGAAAGCCGAATTGATCGTATAAAAAAACAGTTGCATAGTGCTAGTTATAAGCTGACGCCGCAGCGAGAAGCAACAGTTGCTGTTTTGCTAGAGCATGAAGAGGACCACTTAAGTGCAGAGGATGTCTATCTTTTAGTAAAAGATAAGGCACCAGAAATAGGTCTGGCTACTGTTTATAGAACGTTAGAATTACTAACAGAGCTTAAAATCGTCGACAAAATCAACTTTGGTGATGGCGTATCACGCTACGATTTACGCCAAGAGGGAGCTGCGCATTTCCATCATCATCTCGTTTGTATCGAGTGTGGTGCTGTAGATGAAATTCAAGAAGATTTACTTGAAGATGTGGAAGCCGTTGTTGAGAAACGTTGGAACTTTATTATAAAAGATCACCGACTAACTTTCCACGGTATTTGCTGGCGTTGTCATGATAAAAACGACGACACAAATGAAGAACAATAA
- the xerD gene encoding site-specific tyrosine recombinase XerD: MNEFQYAIEDYIHFIQVERQLSVNTLASYRRDLENYVHFLQEAEGMADFRTIERTTILRHLEQLRMQGKTSRTVARHISSIRSFHQFLLREKRTETDPTVHLEMPTIEQKLPNILSIEEIEALLAVPNRSKPQGVRDVAMLELLYGSGMRISELIALDLADIHLTMGFVRVFGKGGKERIIPLGKSALSALSVYLDGARGTLQGKYPKTDAFFINQRGKRLTRQGCWKLMKEHALKAGIQHELTPHTLRHSFATHLVENGADLRAVQEMLGHADISTTQIYTHISKTRLSEVYKQYHPRA; this comes from the coding sequence ATGAATGAATTTCAATATGCAATAGAGGATTATATCCATTTTATCCAGGTAGAGCGGCAATTATCCGTTAATACATTAGCATCCTATCGCCGAGACTTAGAAAACTATGTCCATTTTTTGCAAGAAGCTGAGGGAATGGCTGATTTTCGCACTATTGAACGCACAACAATTTTGCGCCATTTAGAGCAACTGCGCATGCAAGGAAAGACGAGCCGTACTGTTGCACGTCATATCTCATCCATTCGTAGCTTCCACCAATTTTTACTTCGAGAAAAGCGCACAGAAACAGATCCTACAGTGCATTTAGAAATGCCAACGATTGAACAAAAACTTCCAAATATTCTATCGATTGAAGAAATCGAAGCATTGCTGGCAGTACCGAATCGCAGCAAGCCACAAGGTGTTCGAGATGTAGCAATGCTAGAGCTTTTATATGGTTCTGGCATGCGTATAAGTGAGCTGATTGCACTCGATTTGGCTGATATTCATCTAACGATGGGCTTTGTACGTGTATTTGGAAAAGGAGGCAAGGAGCGCATTATTCCGCTTGGTAAAAGTGCCCTTTCTGCATTGAGTGTTTATTTAGATGGTGCACGAGGTACATTACAGGGGAAATACCCAAAAACAGATGCCTTTTTTATTAATCAACGAGGGAAACGTTTAACAAGGCAAGGTTGTTGGAAATTAATGAAGGAGCACGCATTAAAGGCGGGCATCCAACATGAGCTTACACCACATACGTTACGTCATTCTTTCGCTACTCATTTGGTGGAAAATGGAGCTGACTTACGTGCAGTGCAGGAGATGCTAGGGCATGCAGATATTTCCACGACTCAAATTTATACGCATATTAGTAAAACGAGACTTTCAGAAGTCTACAAGCAGTACCATCCGCGTGCCTAA
- the deoB gene encoding phosphopentomutase, which produces MNKAFKKIHVVVMDSVGIGEAPDAAKFGDAGAHTLGHIAEKMNGLTMPVMESFGLANIEPLQGLQATNTPQAYYGKMQEASVGKDTMTGHWEIMGLNIDKPFKVYPEGFPAELIAELEQRTGRKVLCNKPASGTQVIEDFGQEHMETGAIIVYTSADPVLQIAAHEEIIPLDELYKICEIARELTLQPEYLVGRVIARPFIGTPGNFTRTPNRHDYALKPFGRTTMNALKDAGLDVIAIGKISDIFNGEGVTEAVRTKNNMDGMDQFAKVAKQDFHGISFLNLVDFDANFGHRRDPLGYGNALQEFDARLPEILQAMSEDDLLMITADHGNDPTFPGTDHTREYVPLIVYSPRFKGGSELALRETFADIAATVAENFKVEAPPFGKSFLNDLK; this is translated from the coding sequence ATGAATAAAGCATTTAAAAAAATCCATGTCGTTGTAATGGATTCAGTTGGGATTGGTGAAGCACCAGACGCAGCTAAATTCGGCGATGCAGGCGCACATACTTTAGGTCACATCGCTGAAAAAATGAATGGGCTTACAATGCCCGTGATGGAGTCGTTTGGCTTAGCGAATATCGAACCACTGCAAGGACTGCAAGCAACAAATACACCGCAAGCATACTACGGTAAAATGCAAGAGGCATCTGTCGGGAAAGACACAATGACAGGGCATTGGGAAATAATGGGTCTTAATATTGATAAACCATTTAAAGTATACCCTGAAGGTTTCCCTGCTGAACTGATTGCCGAGCTTGAACAACGTACAGGACGCAAAGTACTATGTAATAAACCTGCAAGTGGTACACAGGTGATTGAAGACTTTGGACAAGAACATATGGAGACAGGGGCTATTATTGTCTACACATCGGCTGATCCTGTGTTACAAATTGCTGCGCATGAAGAAATCATTCCACTGGACGAACTTTATAAAATTTGTGAGATTGCCCGTGAGTTGACATTACAGCCAGAATATTTAGTAGGACGCGTGATTGCACGTCCATTTATCGGGACGCCAGGTAACTTTACACGCACGCCAAATCGTCATGACTATGCGTTAAAGCCTTTTGGACGTACAACGATGAATGCTTTGAAAGATGCTGGTCTTGATGTAATTGCCATTGGTAAAATTTCTGATATTTTCAATGGTGAAGGGGTTACTGAAGCAGTTCGTACAAAAAATAATATGGACGGTATGGATCAATTCGCTAAAGTCGCAAAACAAGATTTCCATGGGATTAGCTTCTTAAATTTAGTAGATTTTGATGCCAATTTTGGGCATCGTCGTGATCCACTTGGCTACGGTAACGCATTACAAGAATTTGATGCGCGTCTTCCTGAAATTTTACAGGCAATGTCAGAAGATGATTTACTTATGATTACGGCTGACCATGGTAATGATCCGACATTCCCTGGCACAGACCATACACGTGAATACGTGCCACTAATTGTCTATTCACCACGTTTTAAAGGTGGAAGCGAGCTTGCTCTTCGTGAGACTTTTGCAGATATTGCAGCAACTGTCGCTGAAAACTTCAAAGTAGAAGCACCACCATTCGGTAAGAGTTTCTTAAATGATTTAAAATAA